The following are from one region of the Oncorhynchus kisutch isolate 150728-3 unplaced genomic scaffold, Okis_V2 Okis03b-Okis08b_hom, whole genome shotgun sequence genome:
- the LOC116359555 gene encoding relaxin-3 receptor 1-like: MGELLNHSGILALNRTLMDDDKFGSLEDIDVTADGTPILRIIISVVYSIVCAVGLIGNLLVFFLMRLKQGRKKSSINFFIINLAVTDFQFVLTLPFWAVDTALDFSWPFGDAMCKIILSVTVMNMYASVFFLTAMSVTRYWSVASALKNRSRQRSCSVKLVCAVLWVSATIATAPTTIFSSVTVVAGEKLCLIRFPEGHDWLALYHLQKIIIAFVIPMLIVSVCYLMLLRFIRLRSMNNNHPKRRSRVTKSVTIVVLSFFLCWMPNHAITFWGVLVKFNAVNWDKSYYLVHTYVFPVTVCLAHANSCLNPVLYCLMRREFRKMLKDLFWRISSPAISKACTIRTFTGTCNTRVTHDDNQGVIPLNVLDTTQCRLSFIDRPDLPAIPGLPGMAPEDSQCIHQI; the protein is encoded by the coding sequence ATGGGCGAGCTACTCAACCACAGTGGGATTTTGGCATTGAACAGGACTTTAATGGATGATGACAAATTCGGCAGTCTGGAGGATATTGACGTGACCGCGGACGGCACTCCGATTCTAAGGATAATCATCTCCGTTGTTTACTCCATTGTGTGCGCGGTAGGGTTAATTGGGAACTTGTTAGTCTTTTTCCTAATGAGGTTAAAACAGGGCCGGAAGAAATCGAGTATTAACTTTTTCATCATCAACTTGGCAGTGACGGACTTCCAGTTTGTGTTGACTCTGCCGTTCTGGGCAGTGGACACCGCACTGGACTTCAGCTGGCCGTTTGGAGACGCCATGTGTAAAATCATCCTTTCCGTAACAGTTATGAACATGTACGCTAGCGTGTTCTTTCTGACTGCTATGAGTGTGACCAGATACTGGTCTGTCGCCTCGGCTCTGAAGAACCGGTCGAGACAGAGGTCGTGTTCGGTGAAATTGGTGTGCGCGGTGCTGTGGGTCTCCGCAACCATTGCCACAGCACCCACTACCATTTTCTCCTCAGTGACCGTAGTGGCGGGGGAGAAGCTCTGCCTCATCAGGTTCCCTGAGGGACATGACTGGCTCGCGCTCTATCATCTCCAAAAAATCATCATAGCGTTCGTAATACCCATGCTGATAGTGTCCGTCTGCTATCTGATGCTCTTACGGTTTATCCGTCTGAGGAGCATGAACAACAACCACCCCAAAAGGAGGTCGAGGGTGACCAAATCTGTCACCATCGtcgtcctctccttctttctttgcTGGATGCCAAATCACGCCATCACATTCTGGGGTGTATTGGTGAAATTTAACGCTGTCAATTGGGATAAATCCTACTATTTGGTCCACACCTATGTATTCCCGGTGACTGTGTGCCTCGCGCATGCCAATAGCTGCTTGAACCCAGTTCTGTATTGTCTCATGCGACGTGAATTCAGAAAGATGCTGAAGGATTTGTTTTGGAGAATTTCCTCACCAGCCATCTCCAAAGCCTGTACAATACGTACGTTTACGGGGACGTGCAACACACGTGTAACACACGACGACAACCAAGGGGTTATTCCCTTGAATGTTCTAGACACCACACAATGTCGACTATCCTTTATTGACAGACCGGATCTTCCCGCAATACCGGGTCTACCCGGAATGGCACCTGAAGATTCACAGTGCATCCACCAGATATAA